In Chitinophagaceae bacterium, the DNA window GCGATAACAATCATCATGCAGCTATTATCTATTCCAAAAAACAGGACTGCAAATAATTCATCTGTGTCACTTCAATATTTCAAAAGGCAGCATAGCTTGTGATGAAGCAGATTGAATGCGGCAATAGTAAATGCCGTCCGCTATGTTTGCAGGAATTGAAATCGCGAGGTTTTGTTTTCCTTTAGGAAGAAATCCGTTATACAAAGGAGCTACCGTAACACCTAAAGCATTACAAAGTGAAATGGAAACATTGGCAGGTTGCTCAATATCACAGATTACTGATGTGAATGTGGAAGCGGGATTCGGAAATAACTGAAATGAAAAACCAGGCGATTTAACGGAACCAATTCCAATAAATAAACCCGAATAGCGTGCAATCATGGCATCTTGTCCATTGTATCCTCCCGCAATCAACTTACCATCTGATTGAATGGTAGAACAGGTTGCAATAGCGGCATTTGATCCGAAATTATTTTCCGCAATTCCATTGCTGCCGAATGTATTGTCAGGAGCACCTGAGCTCAGCATACGCATCATGATAAAGGATTCATCGGAAGAAACATTTGAAGCATAACCGGTGAGCACAATCTTATCATCGGGCTGAATCAGGCAGGATGTGGCACTGCTTGAAGTTATGCCCCATGGCAACATTTGCTTGCCTCCTCCCTGGAAGGTAGCATCTAAGGAACCATCCGGATTGAAACGCGCGACACAGGCACTGGATGATAAGGTATATACTTTGCCGACTGCAATAATCTTTCCGTCAGTCTGTAAAGCGATTTTTGTAAGAAACTGATTGGTACCGGTCCCAAAGTCCAGCGTTACGATGCCATCGCTGTCGAAAGTGCTGTCGACTGAACCATCGTTATTAAACCTTGCCAGGTAAAACCAATTAAGATCAGTTACAGGATCCATGTAGTAACCGGCTGCAATAAACTTTCCATCAGCAGGTTGCTGCACTACATCAATGAAATTGCCAAAATTTGCAATTTCCTGGATTATGGTATAACCTGTTGATGTACCAAATGTAGAATCCAGTGTACCATCGGGCTTATAGCGCAAAATAATGGGCTTTAAAATATTATCAACAAGTGTTTGTCCTACACAAACCATCTTTTCGTCCGGCTGAATGATGAATCCATGTGCGAGATCATAAGAACTATTTATATCAGTTACTGCTTTTCCATTATCAGCAAATGTATTGTCAACGGTGCCGTCAGGCAATACACGCACAATAAAAAAATCGGACTTGCGGCTTCCAAAAAACAATAACTTACCACTGCTCTCCAATTGTAAATCCGTGAAATAAGAATTCGCGAATGTTGGCGCAGTTAAAGCTATAAATGCCTTCGAATTGAAACTGGTATCGGGAGAACCGTCCGTATTAAAACGGCAGATGATAGGAATAAGAACTGAAGTTCCTCCATCAGGGTCAGTGTATTGGGCTGATCCGCTCATTACTATTTTGCCATCCGGCTGCATGATGACACCAGTGATATCGTCAGAAAATCCGCTGATATCAACCAGCGAACTTCCATTAATTCCAAAAGTTGCGTCAGGAACACCATACTGACAAAACGCTGCAAAAGGTATCACTGCCAGTAACAAAAAACTACCTGCTAACCGATAAAAAGAATTCATACTGTTTATTTATTTAAGCCGAAAAGTTAGTTATAAATTTCAAAACCCACTTTGAGATGTATTATTTACCCATGAAAAGGTCACATTAATAATTCAGCCACTAATTTAAAAGGCCATACGATGGCAGTTATTGATAAGGTATAGAATAATTGTTTGAATAACTTTGCGGTCCTTGATTTATGAAACTAACTGAAGAATTAGCCCGCAGAAGAACATTTGCCATCATCAGTCACCCTGATGCAGGAAAAACCACGCTCACTGAAAAGTTTTTGCTCTACGGGGGTGCAATACAAGTGGCAGGTGCGGTAAAATCCAATAAGATCAAACGGGCAGCTACTTCCGATTTTATGGAAATTGAGCGTCAGCGAGGTATTTCCGTAGCTACCTCTGTAATGACCTTTGAATACAACCAAACGCTGATTAACCTGCTTGATACACCGGGTCACAAAGACTTTGCGGAAGATACCTACCGGACACTTACCGCCGTGGACAGTGTGATTTTGGTGATTGATTCTGTAAAAGGTGTGGAAACGCAAACAGAAAGGTTGATGGAAGTTTGCAGAATGCGCAAGACACCTGTAATTGTGTTCATCAATAAAATGGACCTGGAAGGACGTGATCCGTTTGATTTACTCGATGAGCTTGAAAAGAAACTGGACATCAGGGTTCAGCCGCTAAGCTGGCCTGTTAACAAAGGTTCTGAATTTAAAGGCGTCTACAATTTGTACGATAAAACACTTCAGCTTTTTCAACCGGAAAAACAAACCATTGAAAAAGACCGCGTAGAAATTAATAACCTTGAAGATCAACTCCTGGATGAAATAGTACCTCGTGATGCGTCGCAATTGCGGGAAGATGCACATTTACTCAGCGGCGTATATCCTGATTTTGATGTTGAAGATTATTTAGCGGCGAACATTGCACCAGTATTTTTCGGAAGTGCACGTAATAATTTTGGCGTAAAAGAATTGCTGGACACATTTATCCGTATTGCACCAACGCCTCAAAGCCGTGAAACGGATAAAAGAGTGGTACACCCTGAAGAAGAAGCTTTTACCGGATTTGTTTTTAAGATACATGCGAACATTGATCCCAAGCACCGCAACAGAATTGCGTTTGTTAGAATCGTATCGGGAAAATTTGAGCGCAACAAATACATTTATCATTGCAGGTTAAAGAAGGAGCTGAAGTTCAGCAGTCCTGCAACATTCCTTGCATCAGAAAGAAATATTATTGAAGAAGCATTTCCGGGCGATGTGATTGGCTTATATGACACAGGGAATTTTAAGATTGGTGATTCTTTATCAGAAGGTGAGGTATTACAGTTCAGAGGTATTCCCAGTTTCTCTCCGGAAATATTCAAAGAACTTATCAACCGCGATCCGATGAAGACGAAACAACTGGAAAAAGGCATCGAGCAGTTAACAGAAGAAGGCGTTGCGCAGCTATTTTATCAGCAACATGGCAGCAAGAAAGTGGTGGGCGTTGTAGGCGATCTGCAGTTCGAAGTGATTCAGTATCGTCTTAAAAATGAATATGGTGCTTCCTGTGAATTTATTCCAAAAGACATTCACAAGGCTTGCTGGATTACTTCCGGTGATAAGAAAAAGCTCGATGAATTTATCCGCTTTAAGTCACAAAATGTGTTTAACGATAAGGACCAACACCTCGTTTTTCTTGCGCCTTCAGAATGGTTATTAAGAGTTACGAAAGAAGCGAATCCTGATATTACGTTTCATACCACAAGTGAATTTAAAACGGAAGGGGAAGTGGGAATTAAGAATTAGGATGTGCCAATGGTTTGATGTGCCAATGTGCCAATGCAGAAGTAACGACTCATGACGAATGACGAATGACCCAATGACTCTAACGACTAAGGACTAAGAACTCACGACTTTCTCACTACTCACTACTCTTCAAATCAACACTTCCCGGATGCAGGAGATCGGAATATCAATTCCTCCTTTCAATTCAATATGCGAGTCACTTGTATCCCATACAGTGGTTTCTACCATACGAAGTCCCTCTGAACATTCCAAGATGATTCTCACTTTGTGTTTTTCTCCGTTACCCAATAGCATGGCTTCTTCCAGTAATATTTTCCGGAGTTCAATTTCATACTGACTATTTAATACCTCATATTGTATGAAATGATACGTTGCTAATTCTTCTTTTTCTACAAGTGGAATGTCCATGGTGGAGAAATTTAACCGTGAAATTTAATGAATTCATGCTAACTTTTAAAAATCATTCAATGCTCATTAGGATTTTGTTGATGCGCTTACCCTTCGGCTAAACTCAGGGGCCACTCTTCGGCTGCGCTTACACTGAGCGAAGCCGAAGTGCTAAACGACAGCGTATTTAACTTTTACACAACATTTATGTTCGATTCAGATGACTTATTTTTGCCAATTCACGCTGAGATTCGCTGGCTGTAATTGAATAACAATATGAGATATGTAATATTAACAGTGTTTTGGATAACACTTTCACAAATACTCTTTGCACAAAATTCACCTTCCGCCAATGGAGGAAATGCCAGAGGAAAGCAAATGAATACCGGGCGTTTCTACGGCAGGATACTCGATGATAAAACGGGTAAAGGAATAGAATTCGCTACTATTCAACTCTTCCAGGTAAAATATGATTCTGTAAAAAAAAGGCAAACAAGAACGCTGATTACAGGTGGATTAACAGAATCGAATGGTGATTTTAATCTTGAAAACCTGCCTGTGAAAGCTAAATTTTTGTTACTCGTTACTGCAATCGGTTATGATTCCTTAGAACAACAAATAGCATTCGATAGTAAGCCCGGCCAGCAAGGCAACATGCAGCAAATGATGAGTTCCACCGATAAAGATCTTGGAAACTTTAAATTAAAGCCACTTGCTATTACCTTGTCAGAAGTGGTGGTATCGGGGGAAGAACCACTCTATAAACTCGAAATCGACAAAAAAGTCTATAATCCAGATAAGGACCCTTCCAATGCGGGAAGCACAGCCGATGAGGTATTGAAAAAAGTGCCTTCCGTATTGGTCGATCTTGATGGAAACGTAACATTGCGCAATGCAACGCCGCAGATTTTTGTGGATGGAAGACCCACTACCCTTTCCATTGATCAGATTCCTTCTGATGCTATTGAAAAAATTGAAGTGATCACTAACCCATCTGCAAGCTACGATGCTTCAGGCGGTCAGTCAGGCATCATCAATATCGTAATGAAAAAAAGCAGGCGTGTCGGATACAATGGTAACCTTCGCGCCGGCATCGACAAACGGGGCAAACCGAATGCAGGTGCTGATATCAATGTGCGGGAAGGCAAAGTGAATGTTTTTGCCAATGTGAATTTCATGCAACGCAAGTCCATCAGCTATAGTAACACCGAACGATATAATTTATACGGAGATCCGCTCACCAATATTTACCAAATAGATACTCCGATAAATAACAACCAGTTTTTCTCTGGTGGCGGTGGCATCGATTATTTTCTCAACAACAGAAATACCATTACGTTGAGTGGAAACTATACGCAGGGAAAATTTAATGCAACAGACGAGTTATTCCTTGTAACTGACACATTACATAATTCAGGGATCACCAGCAGTAATGCAATCCGCAGCACCGAAAGTGACCGCAATTTTCAAAACAAAGGCGGTTCACTGTTATTCAAACATCTTTTCCCAAAAGAAGACAACACGCTTAGTGCGGATGTGAATTACAATCAAAGCACAAGTGAAAACACCTCTTTATATCTAACGCAATACTATGATGAACAGGAAATTCCGATTGGTACAGAAGGCAGGCAAGAACAAACTGGTGGTGGCACCAATAAAGTTTTCACTGCGCAAACAGATTATGTAAATGTGGTGAAAGAGAATAGGAAAGTGGAAGCCGGAGCCCGTGGCGCACTTAGAAGTTTCACAGCGGAAAACCATGTGTATGTACTTAATGACTCACTGGATTACCTCGTTGAAATTCCAGACATCAATAACTATTCCTATACCGACCAGGTGTACGCCGGCTACGCTACCTTCACTAGTGCAATTAAAAAATTCGAGTACAAGGCAGGATTGCGCGTCGAGAGTTCTTTTTATTCAGGAACACTTACCAATGAAGGACAAACTTTCAAAAATAATTTTCCATTGAGTCTTTTTCCCAGTGGGTTCATCAGCTATGCTTTGACTGATGAACGATCATTATCACTCAGCTATTCACGAAGGATTGACCGTCCCAACTTTTTTCAACTGATGCCTTTTACTGATTATTCCGATTCATTAAACCTTCAAAAAGGGAATCCCGACCTGTTACCGCAGTTCACCAACACGTTTGAATTCAACTTCGATCAGAATTTTAATAAGTCGAACAGCCTGCAGGCCACCACCTATTTCAAGTATACAAATGGCCTGATTACGCGTTACCAGGAACTTACTTTCGACAGTGCTT includes these proteins:
- a CDS encoding TonB-dependent receptor, producing MRYVILTVFWITLSQILFAQNSPSANGGNARGKQMNTGRFYGRILDDKTGKGIEFATIQLFQVKYDSVKKRQTRTLITGGLTESNGDFNLENLPVKAKFLLLVTAIGYDSLEQQIAFDSKPGQQGNMQQMMSSTDKDLGNFKLKPLAITLSEVVVSGEEPLYKLEIDKKVYNPDKDPSNAGSTADEVLKKVPSVLVDLDGNVTLRNATPQIFVDGRPTTLSIDQIPSDAIEKIEVITNPSASYDASGGQSGIINIVMKKSRRVGYNGNLRAGIDKRGKPNAGADINVREGKVNVFANVNFMQRKSISYSNTERYNLYGDPLTNIYQIDTPINNNQFFSGGGGIDYFLNNRNTITLSGNYTQGKFNATDELFLVTDTLHNSGITSSNAIRSTESDRNFQNKGGSLLFKHLFPKEDNTLSADVNYNQSTSENTSLYLTQYYDEQEIPIGTEGRQEQTGGGTNKVFTAQTDYVNVVKENRKVEAGARGALRSFTAENHVYVLNDSLDYLVEIPDINNYSYTDQVYAGYATFTSAIKKFEYKAGLRVESSFYSGTLTNEGQTFKNNFPLSLFPSGFISYALTDERSLSLSYSRRIDRPNFFQLMPFTDYSDSLNLQKGNPDLLPQFTNTFEFNFDQNFNKSNSLQATTYFKYTNGLITRYQELTFDSASMEEIIINTYQNANSSYLMGLEFTSSNSIKKWFNLTTNVNLFQSYIDGSNIESDLTNSQFSWFAKVNATFKLPLNFTLQLSGDYQSKTSVPQSGGGGGGGRGGGMGGGGGFGTPPATLQGYVKPVYGVDFSVKKEFLKNKAAALTLSFTDIFRTRNYTTYYDTDYFTQTSSRFRDPQFIRLNFSYKFGKFDASLFKRKNTNGGEMIQEMGGGG
- a CDS encoding T9SS type A sorting domain-containing protein, with amino-acid sequence MNSFYRLAGSFLLLAVIPFAAFCQYGVPDATFGINGSSLVDISGFSDDITGVIMQPDGKIVMSGSAQYTDPDGGTSVLIPIICRFNTDGSPDTSFNSKAFIALTAPTFANSYFTDLQLESSGKLLFFGSRKSDFFIVRVLPDGTVDNTFADNGKAVTDINSSYDLAHGFIIQPDEKMVCVGQTLVDNILKPIILRYKPDGTLDSTFGTSTGYTIIQEIANFGNFIDVVQQPADGKFIAAGYYMDPVTDLNWFYLARFNNDGSVDSTFDSDGIVTLDFGTGTNQFLTKIALQTDGKIIAVGKVYTLSSSACVARFNPDGSLDATFQGGGKQMLPWGITSSSATSCLIQPDDKIVLTGYASNVSSDESFIMMRMLSSGAPDNTFGSNGIAENNFGSNAAIATCSTIQSDGKLIAGGYNGQDAMIARYSGLFIGIGSVKSPGFSFQLFPNPASTFTSVICDIEQPANVSISLCNALGVTVAPLYNGFLPKGKQNLAISIPANIADGIYYCRIQSASSQAMLPFEILK
- a CDS encoding peptide chain release factor 3, coding for MKLTEELARRRTFAIISHPDAGKTTLTEKFLLYGGAIQVAGAVKSNKIKRAATSDFMEIERQRGISVATSVMTFEYNQTLINLLDTPGHKDFAEDTYRTLTAVDSVILVIDSVKGVETQTERLMEVCRMRKTPVIVFINKMDLEGRDPFDLLDELEKKLDIRVQPLSWPVNKGSEFKGVYNLYDKTLQLFQPEKQTIEKDRVEINNLEDQLLDEIVPRDASQLREDAHLLSGVYPDFDVEDYLAANIAPVFFGSARNNFGVKELLDTFIRIAPTPQSRETDKRVVHPEEEAFTGFVFKIHANIDPKHRNRIAFVRIVSGKFERNKYIYHCRLKKELKFSSPATFLASERNIIEEAFPGDVIGLYDTGNFKIGDSLSEGEVLQFRGIPSFSPEIFKELINRDPMKTKQLEKGIEQLTEEGVAQLFYQQHGSKKVVGVVGDLQFEVIQYRLKNEYGASCEFIPKDIHKACWITSGDKKKLDEFIRFKSQNVFNDKDQHLVFLAPSEWLLRVTKEANPDITFHTTSEFKTEGEVGIKN